One Proteinivorax tanatarense DNA segment encodes these proteins:
- a CDS encoding OsmC family protein produces MAFIEVNFPGGKKTEANVKGFTVETDQPVASGGEETDPSPFDLFLTSIVTCSGVYALNFCQNKGISTKGLKLELGFEKNFETGLIEEINLNLTLPEKFPPKYEKAIVKAMNLCAVKKHIETPPNFNINTK; encoded by the coding sequence ATGGCTTTTATAGAAGTTAATTTTCCAGGTGGCAAAAAAACAGAAGCTAATGTTAAGGGGTTTACGGTTGAGACTGATCAACCTGTTGCATCAGGAGGAGAAGAAACAGATCCATCTCCCTTTGACCTATTTTTGACTTCTATTGTTACCTGTTCTGGGGTGTATGCTTTAAACTTTTGTCAAAATAAAGGAATTAGTACAAAAGGTTTGAAATTAGAGTTGGGTTTTGAAAAGAACTTTGAAACTGGCTTAATTGAGGAGATAAACCTTAACTTAACATTACCTGAAAAATTTCCCCCAAAATATGAAAAGGCTATAGTGAAGGCGATGAATTTATGTGCTGTTAAGAAGCACATAGAAACGCCTCCTAACTTTAATATTAATA